Sequence from the [Clostridium] scindens genome:
ATACACCACTGCCAATCATATTCCATATAAAATTTTGTTTATCTGTTGGTTCTATATCTTTAATAACTTTCATGATTTTTGAAACCCACTATATCTTTAGCCGCAGACAACAAATTATTGCAAATTATAATATTCTTATCCTTTGCAATAATTTTCTTTTCTGCGTTTATCAAATATCCTTTAACTGGTTCTTTTTCACATAGTGCCAAATCCCTCAATTTGTCACCAATCACATATGATTTTGCAAAGTCTAAGTCAAATTCCTTCTGTGCTTGATAAAATAATTTCAATTGAGGTTTTCTACACTCACATCCATTCAAATGAGGGCAATAATATATTCGACTTATTACAACTCCTTCTTCCGCTAATTTATCGAGCATATTTTTATGAAACTCCTCCATTTGTTCTATTGAAAAAAAACCTCTAGCAATACCCGATTGGTTTGTCACAATAATTAATTTATAGCCTGCAGCCTGAAGCAGTTTTAATCCTTGTACAGCTCCGTCAATAAATTGCAATTTTTCTTTTTCGTAAACATAGCCATAATCTACATTAATTGTCCCATCCCTATCAAGAAAGACTGCTGAAACTCCTCTTTTCATTAATTATATACCTCGGATATTCTGTTGATTATATTAGTAGTTGAGAGACCTTTTTCCAAATCTATAAATATCATACTTCCTCCATAGGACTCTATAATCGTCTTCTCAGGCATCTCTTTTCCTTCCCAGTCTTTCCCCTTTACTACTATATCAGGTTGCAAAATCTTAAGTATTCTTTCTGGTGTCGTGTCATCCATGACTACAACATAATCCACACACTCTATACTACATAACATTTTTATTCGATTCTCTTGACTTATAATAGGTCGTTTATCGCCTTTAATTTTTTTTACTGATGAATCACTATTTACTGCAACAATTAAAACATCTCCAAATTTTTTTGCTTGCAAAAAAGAATGTATATGACCTGCATGAAGCAGATCAAAACACCCATTTGTAAATACCAGTTTTTTCCCTTTTTCATGCAATCCCGACACGATATATTTAGCCACTTGTAGATCAATTTCTTTAAATTCACCACTAGTAATAATACTGCTTATTAATTCATTTAAAGATAGCGTTGATGTTCCAAATTTTGAGCATACTATTGATGCTGCAATATTTGCAACAATGCAACACTCTTCTATTGTATATCCAACTCCTAAGCATACAGCAACAACCGATACCACTGTGTCACCAGCACCTGTAACATCTACAACATCTTTTTCAATTGCCGGAAAGTCCTTTTTTATATTTTCATTCCCGATCAACGATATACCTTTTTCAGATCTAGTAATCATTAAGTTTTTTATTTGTAATCCTTCTTTTAGTTTTCTTCCATTCTTTTCAATTTCTATCTCAGTTTTTATATTTTTTCTACTAACCTGCCGCAATTCATTCATATTTGGCGTACAGACAAACGCACCACTGTATTTTGTATAATCTGTACCTTTGGGATCAACAACACTAACTATATGTTTTGTATTTGCATATCTAATTAATAGTTGCGCTATATCTTTTCGAATAGTTCCTTTCCCATAATCTGAAATAATTAACACATCTACCTGTTCAAATATACTATCTATATTCTCTGAAACAAAACCATAAAATTCATCAGAAGCATCTTGGATCACCTCTTCATCACAACGTAAAAATTGTTGCTTTTTAGAAACCAAACGCGTTTTCACAATAGTCTTGACATTTTCACTTTGCATAAGGAAATTTGTATCTATATCTTTCGAATTCAATTCTCCTTTTATCCATTGACCATCAATATCTAACCCTATGCATCCTACAGTTCTAACCTTCGCTCCTAACATCGCTATATTATTTACTACGTTCCCTGCCCCTCCAAGTTTACTTATTTTATTCGTGACTTCGAGCACTGGAACAGGTGCTTCGGGAGAAATTCTGCTAACATTGCCCTCAATATATTTGTCAACCATAAAATCTCCAATTACTAATATATTTAAAGTTTTTATATTATGCAAAAATTCAGCATTCATATTTTTTACTACTCCTTCGTTAACATT
This genomic interval carries:
- a CDS encoding D-glycero-alpha-D-manno-heptose-1,7-bisphosphate 7-phosphatase, which codes for MKRGVSAVFLDRDGTINVDYGYVYEKEKLQFIDGAVQGLKLLQAAGYKLIIVTNQSGIARGFFSIEQMEEFHKNMLDKLAEEGVVISRIYYCPHLNGCECRKPQLKLFYQAQKEFDLDFAKSYVIGDKLRDLALCEKEPVKGYLINAEKKIIAKDKNIIICNNLLSAAKDIVGFKNHESY
- the rfaE1 gene encoding D-glycero-beta-D-manno-heptose-7-phosphate kinase; protein product: MNAEFLHNIKTLNILVIGDFMVDKYIEGNVSRISPEAPVPVLEVTNKISKLGGAGNVVNNIAMLGAKVRTVGCIGLDIDGQWIKGELNSKDIDTNFLMQSENVKTIVKTRLVSKKQQFLRCDEEVIQDASDEFYGFVSENIDSIFEQVDVLIISDYGKGTIRKDIAQLLIRYANTKHIVSVVDPKGTDYTKYSGAFVCTPNMNELRQVSRKNIKTEIEIEKNGRKLKEGLQIKNLMITRSEKGISLIGNENIKKDFPAIEKDVVDVTGAGDTVVSVVAVCLGVGYTIEECCIVANIAASIVCSKFGTSTLSLNELISSIITSGEFKEIDLQVAKYIVSGLHEKGKKLVFTNGCFDLLHAGHIHSFLQAKKFGDVLIVAVNSDSSVKKIKGDKRPIISQENRIKMLCSIECVDYVVVMDDTTPERILKILQPDIVVKGKDWEGKEMPEKTIIESYGGSMIFIDLEKGLSTTNIINRISEVYN